The region AGTATACTTCTTTCAATACTAATAAGTATCGGAGACGTGAAATGctagtagtagtagtatattgtaagaaatttatatttgatgtGTATGCGTTAGATTGTTTGTTCAAGatgagaattattattcatttagAAGGTCGTCTAACATCATACTTGGTGCTCTCTTGTGCTTGCTGTTAGAAGTGTTGCTAGTCTTGTTTGTGTTTGGTGTCCCAGTGGTTGGTTGGCCAGTTGATGTTGGTATCGATGGTGCTGGACTATTAGCAAAAGAAGTAGTACTTAGATTAATCATTGAACTCTTTGGGATATATTGGAACGAACTCTTATCTGATGGAGCAGTGAAGTTTTGGAAACTATTATTCATACTACCATTACTGATAATTGGTAAAGAAgtcttttttaattgatttccAGTAAGTGTGTCCACAGTGGAATCCAAACTGATATTAGAGGAATTCCAAGCTTCAGATTGTAAAATTTCAGTTGGAGAAATGAACATTGAATCTTGTCTGGCATGTAACCCATATGGACCATTACCATTCCCAGCGATAAGTGTGCtagtattactattattaccCCCACTACTTTTCTGagatttcaaaatcttttCAGAAATGTCACTATGGAAAGGAGATGAgttagaagatgaagaagtgGTTAATGAAGACGATGAAGTATCAAAATCTTCAAGATCTTCGTATGTAGAGATTCCGCTTAATGGGTCCatgaagatattatttttttcatttcccAACAATGAAAGGGTAGATCTTTGAttggtattatttgatatgTAAAATGGATCGAATTGATATTTAGATTCGATTTCTCTGCGCTTATATTCAGACCTTGCTGATTGCCATGATTTAAACGTTAATATTGCCCATAgagataatattattagaaatatgAAACCTAAGCATGCACCAAACGCAATGAATACTGTACCATCAATCACTTTAGGTTGATAAATATGGACATTACCCTTCGTAGAGGGGATATTGGTATTTGAATATGTGGAATAGTTTGTGGAACTCAACGAGGGTAGATTTAGCTTCGGTAAGGCCATTGTATAGAtgcttttattatttttaatttttttgatatttatatgtatatacTGGAGATGACTTGggtttttttaaatattgtcAATGGTAAAGTATGCTCGTGTGTTTAAAagctttttattttatttttctccTTAGTGAATTGGTTAATGATGTGGTTATATATAGAAACTATACTACATAAgttgataaaatatattaaaagacaaaataaaaatgggTTTAGAAAAGATCTCTTCTGCAAATAAAAGGAAACTTAAATTGCATATTTACACTTACATTTTTGTcaatgatatatatataaatggTACAACTTcttct is a window of Henningerozyma blattae CBS 6284 chromosome 5, complete genome DNA encoding:
- the CSI2 gene encoding Csi2p (similar to Saccharomyces cerevisiae CSI2 (YOL007C); ancestral locus Anc_6.33), whose amino-acid sequence is MALPKLNLPSLSSTNYSTYSNTNIPSTKGNVHIYQPKVIDGTVFIAFGACLGFIFLIILSLWAILTFKSWQSARSEYKRREIESKYQFDPFYISNNTNQRSTLSLLGNEKNNIFMDPLSGISTYEDLEDFDTSSSSLTTSSSSNSSPFHSDISEKILKSQKSSGGNNSNTSTLIAGNGNGPYGLHARQDSMFISPTEILQSEAWNSSNISLDSTVDTLTGNQLKKTSLPIISNGSMNNSFQNFTAPSDKSSFQYIPKSSMINLSTTSFANSPAPSIPTSTGQPTTGTPNTNKTSNTSNSKHKRAPSMMLDDLLNE